A part of Bacteroidia bacterium genomic DNA contains:
- the coaBC gene encoding bifunctional phosphopantothenoylcysteine decarboxylase/phosphopantothenate--cysteine ligase CoaBC: MLEDKKIILGVSGSIAAYKAVYLLRLLKKAGASVKVVTTPAVSEFVGELTFGSLSGEKVFSGLWEANWSEHVSLGTWADLMVVAPATANTLGKFAHGLCDNALTAVYLAARCPVLVAPAMDADMMIHPRTTHNIKTLEADGCRVLPTGTGFLASGLEGPGRLLEPDEIFEHILTFFSDKPLKGKKLMVTAGPTREAIDPVRYISNHSSGKMGYAIAEVARDMGAEVTLISGPTSINPPQGITVTRVESADDMFAAVKNIAGNQDVLIMSAAVADYSPETIADQKIKKIGEDMVLKLRKTTDILKYLGSVKTSNQLLVGFALETNDALENARKKLTGKNLDFVVLNTLQDKGAGFSHDTNKITLLDRFGQTEEFSLKSKLLVARDILAKVISLLKKDASKHEITD; encoded by the coding sequence TTCCGGTAGTATTGCTGCCTACAAAGCGGTGTATCTGCTTCGCTTGCTGAAAAAAGCGGGCGCATCAGTGAAAGTGGTGACTACTCCGGCCGTTTCAGAGTTTGTAGGTGAACTGACCTTCGGTTCGCTTTCCGGGGAAAAGGTTTTCAGCGGATTGTGGGAAGCCAACTGGTCAGAACATGTCTCCCTCGGTACCTGGGCTGATCTTATGGTCGTCGCGCCGGCTACCGCCAATACGCTGGGCAAATTTGCTCATGGTCTCTGCGACAACGCGCTTACTGCTGTTTACCTCGCTGCCCGCTGCCCGGTATTGGTCGCTCCCGCCATGGATGCCGATATGATGATCCATCCCCGCACCACACACAATATCAAAACCCTGGAAGCCGACGGCTGCCGTGTTCTCCCCACAGGTACGGGTTTTCTCGCCAGCGGGCTCGAAGGTCCAGGCAGACTGCTGGAGCCGGATGAAATATTTGAACACATACTGACCTTCTTTTCCGATAAACCGCTCAAAGGCAAAAAACTGATGGTAACCGCTGGCCCCACCCGCGAAGCCATTGACCCGGTTCGATATATCTCCAATCACTCTTCCGGAAAAATGGGCTATGCAATAGCCGAAGTTGCCCGCGATATGGGCGCGGAAGTAACCCTCATCTCAGGCCCTACTTCCATAAATCCTCCGCAGGGAATTACCGTAACCCGCGTAGAATCTGCCGATGACATGTTTGCCGCAGTAAAAAATATTGCAGGCAATCAGGATGTTTTGATTATGTCTGCCGCTGTCGCTGACTATTCTCCCGAAACCATCGCCGACCAGAAAATCAAAAAAATAGGGGAGGATATGGTGCTTAAACTTCGAAAAACTACCGATATCCTCAAATATCTGGGCTCCGTCAAAACGAGCAACCAACTGCTTGTGGGTTTTGCCCTCGAAACAAATGATGCGTTAGAGAATGCAAGAAAAAAACTAACAGGGAAAAACCTCGATTTCGTAGTTTTAAACACTTTGCAGGATAAAGGCGCGGGGTTTTCGCACGATACCAATAAAATCACCCTGCTGGACAGATTTGGACAAACAGAGGAATTTTCACTTAAATCCAAACTTCTGGTCGCGCGGGACATCCTAGCCAAGGTTATTTCGTTACTAAAGAAAGATGCCTCAAAACATGAAATCACTGACTAA